The Sphingopyxis fribergensis genome contains a region encoding:
- a CDS encoding HlyD family secretion protein — protein MDQLSPSRPKAEEATPPKAAPKADPLPAPVAETAPKASWRTRILMFGLPALLIAGGAGWWLTSGGSVSTDNAYVQMDKVSVAAEVGGRITEVAVRDGQQVAKGQLLFRIDGEPYALSVAQATAAIDAAQVEVGNLSASANTSSVDIAAAREDVKFAEVTFQRQAALMEKGFTTKAAYDAARHALSQARESVRQAEAAAAEARTKLAGGPSSGINPQVEAARVQRSQAEVNLGRTTVRAPSAGRIAQSDRLQVGQMMVAGLPAVTLVDTAHPWVEANFKETDLADMRVGQRAEISFDAYPGVKVRGHVLTIGAGTGSEFSVLPAQNATGNWVKVTQRVPVRIAFDEKPARDMIAGLSADVQVFTK, from the coding sequence ATGGACCAGCTCTCCCCATCCCGTCCGAAGGCCGAAGAGGCGACCCCGCCCAAAGCGGCGCCGAAGGCCGATCCATTGCCCGCACCCGTGGCCGAGACAGCGCCCAAGGCAAGCTGGCGCACGCGCATCCTGATGTTCGGTCTGCCCGCGCTGCTGATCGCGGGCGGCGCCGGCTGGTGGCTGACGAGCGGCGGGTCGGTGTCGACCGACAACGCCTATGTCCAGATGGACAAGGTCTCGGTCGCCGCGGAAGTCGGCGGCCGGATCACCGAAGTCGCGGTGCGCGACGGCCAACAGGTTGCGAAGGGGCAATTGCTGTTCCGCATCGACGGCGAACCCTATGCGCTGAGCGTCGCGCAGGCGACCGCGGCGATAGACGCGGCGCAAGTCGAGGTCGGCAATTTGTCGGCGAGCGCGAACACGTCGAGCGTCGACATCGCCGCAGCGCGCGAGGACGTCAAATTCGCCGAAGTCACCTTCCAGCGTCAGGCGGCGCTGATGGAAAAGGGCTTCACCACCAAGGCCGCCTATGACGCGGCGCGCCACGCGCTCAGCCAAGCCCGCGAAAGCGTCCGCCAGGCCGAAGCCGCCGCCGCCGAGGCGCGCACCAAACTCGCCGGAGGCCCGTCGAGCGGGATCAATCCGCAGGTCGAGGCGGCGCGCGTCCAGCGCTCGCAGGCCGAGGTGAATCTTGGCCGCACGACGGTTCGTGCCCCGAGCGCTGGCCGGATCGCGCAATCTGATCGGCTCCAGGTCGGGCAGATGATGGTCGCGGGGCTGCCCGCGGTGACGCTCGTCGACACCGCGCATCCGTGGGTCGAGGCCAATTTCAAGGAAACAGACCTCGCCGACATGCGCGTCGGCCAGCGCGCCGAAATCAGCTTCGACGCCTATCCCGGCGTGAAGGTGCGCGGGCATGTCCTGACGATCGGCGCGGGCACCGGCAGCGAATTTTCGGTGCTCCCCGCGCAGAATGCCACCGGCAACTGGGTCAAGGTGACGCAGCGCGTGCCGGTGCGTATCGCTTTCGACGAAAAGCCCGCGCGCGACATGATCGCCGGCCTGTCGGCCGACGTCCAGGTGTTTACTAAGTAA
- a CDS encoding alpha/beta fold hydrolase: MTIEPQYFEARDGVRLAWREMGEGRPLLLLHGLFSSGEVNWIKFGTAARIAAAGYRVIMPDLRIHGSSDAPHDEEYYPPDVLVRDLEDLTGHLGLADFDLGGFSLGARTSVRAVVAGIRPCRLILGGMGLAGLAGWEKRGQFFKRVIAEYETAKRGDDTWMSIQFMKTMKVDRIAAGHLLDSFTDTPPEALAALTMPVLVVCGADDQDNGSAPELVAALADARLATIPGTHMSSVTQPELGEAIVAFLTA, translated from the coding sequence ATGACGATCGAACCGCAATATTTCGAGGCACGCGACGGCGTGCGGCTGGCGTGGCGCGAAATGGGCGAAGGCCGCCCATTGCTGCTGCTCCACGGCCTGTTTTCGAGCGGCGAAGTCAACTGGATCAAATTCGGCACCGCCGCGCGGATCGCGGCGGCGGGGTACCGCGTGATCATGCCCGATCTGCGTATCCATGGGTCGAGCGATGCGCCGCACGACGAGGAATATTATCCGCCCGACGTGCTGGTGCGCGATCTGGAGGACCTGACTGGGCATCTGGGCCTTGCGGACTTCGATCTCGGCGGCTTTTCGCTCGGCGCGCGCACCAGCGTCCGCGCGGTCGTTGCGGGGATAAGGCCGTGCCGGCTGATCCTCGGCGGCATGGGGCTTGCCGGGCTCGCCGGCTGGGAAAAGCGCGGGCAATTCTTCAAGCGCGTCATTGCCGAATATGAAACGGCGAAGCGCGGCGACGACACGTGGATGTCGATCCAGTTCATGAAGACGATGAAGGTCGACCGCATCGCCGCGGGGCACCTGCTGGACAGTTTCACCGATACCCCGCCCGAGGCGCTCGCGGCGCTGACGATGCCGGTGCTCGTCGTGTGCGGTGCGGACGATCAGGACAATGGCTCGGCGCCCGAACTGGTCGCGGCGCTCGCCGACGCGCGGCTCGCGACGATTCCCGGCACGCATATGTCGAGCGTGACCCAGCCCGAGCTTGGCGAAGCGATCGTGGCCTTCCTCACGGCTTGA
- a CDS encoding 2-hydroxychromene-2-carboxylate isomerase → MSLTADLFWSFRSPYSYLAIGRYRALAASHDLTINLRPVYPLAVRQPDFFERNHPNWLSYTVRDMIRVAQFHGIPFGPPRPDPIVQDLATRAIAAEQPYIYRLTRLGQTASRRGKGLAFAHEVAQLIWGGAQDWHLGDHLAGAASRADLDLAELDAEAEAEAVALDTEIAANQVALEIAGHWGVPTLVFDGEPFFGQDRIEMAKWRMEQKGLRPR, encoded by the coding sequence ATGAGTTTGACCGCCGACCTCTTCTGGTCCTTCCGTTCGCCGTATAGCTATCTCGCTATCGGCCGTTATCGCGCGCTCGCCGCCAGCCACGACCTGACGATCAACCTGCGTCCGGTCTATCCGCTCGCGGTCCGGCAGCCCGATTTCTTTGAGCGCAACCACCCCAATTGGCTGAGCTATACGGTGCGCGACATGATCCGCGTCGCGCAATTCCATGGCATCCCCTTTGGTCCGCCGCGTCCCGACCCGATCGTACAGGATCTGGCGACGCGCGCGATCGCCGCGGAGCAGCCTTATATCTATCGCCTGACGCGGCTCGGGCAGACGGCGTCGCGGCGGGGCAAGGGCCTCGCCTTTGCGCATGAGGTCGCGCAGCTGATCTGGGGCGGGGCGCAGGACTGGCATCTCGGCGATCATCTGGCGGGTGCCGCCAGCCGCGCCGATCTCGATCTTGCCGAACTCGACGCGGAGGCGGAAGCCGAAGCGGTGGCGCTCGATACCGAAATCGCCGCCAACCAGGTCGCGCTGGAAATCGCGGGGCATTGGGGTGTGCCGACTTTGGTGTTCGATGGCGAGCCCTTTTTCGGGCAGGACCGGATCGAAATGGCGAAGTGGCGGATGGAGCAGAAGGGGCTGCGCCCGCGCTGA
- a CDS encoding GFA family protein: MPTTITGGCRCGQLRYRFEQDGPLLNYCCHCIDCQKSTASAFADQVIVSTDALTLTGRNMTFSTERPSGGTTINRHCPDCFSRVCNANTVYPAMTIVRGGTLDDPSGLEPFAHMWSSRKRSWIAIDHGVPTFPESPDPAEFMRLAMARRAG; the protein is encoded by the coding sequence ATGCCGACCACGATCACTGGCGGCTGCCGCTGCGGACAATTGCGGTACCGCTTCGAGCAGGACGGGCCGCTGCTCAATTACTGCTGTCACTGCATCGATTGCCAGAAATCGACCGCGAGCGCCTTTGCCGATCAGGTGATTGTATCGACCGACGCTTTGACACTGACGGGGCGCAACATGACCTTTTCAACCGAGCGCCCGTCGGGCGGGACGACGATCAACCGGCATTGCCCCGACTGTTTCAGCCGCGTGTGCAATGCGAACACCGTCTACCCCGCGATGACGATCGTGCGCGGTGGGACGCTTGACGATCCGTCGGGGCTTGAGCCCTTCGCGCATATGTGGAGCAGCCGGAAACGTAGCTGGATCGCGATCGATCACGGGGTGCCGACCTTTCCCGAAAGTCCCGACCCTGCGGAATTCATGCGGCTCGCGATGGCCCGCCGAGCGGGTTGA
- a CDS encoding MarR family winged helix-turn-helix transcriptional regulator: protein MSETIGFLLNDTARLFRRSFNARTRDSGITALQWRLISYLKRHEGIRQGPLAELIEVEPITLSRMVDRLVEAELVERRADPADRRAWQLYLTPRASEQLNGMRPIADALTAEAVEGLSAAEIDQLTNLVERVRANLSRRICPKEKETA, encoded by the coding sequence ATGAGCGAAACGATCGGATTCCTGTTGAATGACACCGCGCGCCTCTTTCGGCGTTCGTTCAACGCGCGTACGCGGGACAGCGGCATCACCGCGCTGCAATGGCGGCTGATCTCCTACCTGAAACGCCACGAGGGCATCCGGCAGGGGCCGCTCGCCGAACTGATCGAAGTCGAGCCGATCACACTGTCGCGGATGGTCGACCGGCTGGTCGAAGCCGAACTGGTCGAGCGCCGCGCCGACCCCGCCGACCGCCGCGCCTGGCAGCTTTACCTGACACCGCGCGCGAGCGAGCAGCTGAATGGCATGCGTCCCATTGCCGACGCGCTGACCGCCGAAGCGGTCGAAGGATTGAGCGCCGCCGAGATCGACCAGCTCACCAACCTTGTCGAGCGCGTCCGCGCCAATTTGTCCCGCCGCATTTGCCCAAAAGAAAAAGAGACCGCCTGA
- a CDS encoding MDR family MFS transporter codes for MASNALPRRPSAVALPNDESIPLHERVRYRGLLTVAVMGASIMQILDTTIANVAIPHMQSALGATSETVTWVLTSYILASAVAMPITGWLADRIGRRELFMAAVVGFIIASMACGAAQTLEQMVAFRFLQGVSAAFIGPLSQSVMLDINPPERHARAMSIWGMGIMIGPILGPILGGWLTESANWRWVFYVNLPVGLITLAMMWALLPKTKSVTRRFDLFGFSMLALGLAALQLMLDRGAHQDWFDSIEIWIELGVAVSCLWMFVVHMFTARAPLFSRLMLADRNLVTAMGFMVVIGVVMFASMALLPPMLQNLFGWPVIDTGVALALRGVGILASMWVAGQLLGKIDARWLVGTGLLIAAYSLWQMSHWSLEMGMQPVIISGLVQGLGMGLIFIPLNTMAFATIQPQYRTDGSSLLNLFRSLGASVGISVVTTLLGANIQTSHEDLAAHVTNSSIALLDPSTADRFGIAGDTAMAMVNAEINRQAAMVAYIDDFWLMMWVTLASVPLVLLLRPPKPGGPKASAADMGH; via the coding sequence GTGGCGAGCAACGCCCTTCCCCGTCGGCCGTCCGCCGTGGCGCTCCCCAACGACGAATCGATCCCGCTGCACGAGCGCGTCCGTTACCGCGGTCTCTTGACCGTTGCGGTGATGGGCGCGTCGATCATGCAGATCCTCGATACGACGATCGCCAATGTGGCGATCCCGCATATGCAGTCGGCATTGGGCGCGACGAGCGAAACCGTCACATGGGTGCTGACAAGCTATATCCTCGCCTCGGCGGTAGCGATGCCGATCACCGGCTGGCTCGCCGATCGCATCGGGCGGCGCGAATTGTTCATGGCCGCGGTCGTCGGCTTCATCATTGCATCAATGGCGTGCGGCGCGGCTCAGACGCTCGAACAGATGGTCGCTTTCCGCTTCCTGCAAGGCGTGAGCGCTGCCTTTATCGGCCCGCTGTCGCAATCGGTGATGCTCGACATCAACCCGCCCGAACGCCACGCACGCGCGATGTCGATCTGGGGCATGGGGATTATGATCGGTCCGATATTGGGCCCGATATTGGGCGGCTGGCTGACCGAAAGCGCCAATTGGCGCTGGGTCTTTTACGTCAACCTGCCGGTCGGGCTGATCACGCTCGCGATGATGTGGGCGCTGCTGCCCAAGACAAAAAGCGTCACGCGCCGCTTCGACCTGTTCGGTTTCTCGATGCTCGCGCTGGGGCTTGCCGCATTGCAGCTGATGCTCGACCGCGGCGCGCATCAAGACTGGTTCGACAGCATCGAAATCTGGATCGAGCTGGGCGTCGCCGTCTCGTGCCTGTGGATGTTCGTCGTCCATATGTTTACCGCGCGCGCGCCGCTGTTCAGCCGCCTGATGCTCGCCGACCGCAACCTCGTCACCGCGATGGGCTTCATGGTCGTGATCGGCGTCGTGATGTTCGCGTCGATGGCGCTGTTGCCGCCGATGCTCCAGAACCTGTTCGGCTGGCCGGTGATCGACACCGGCGTCGCGCTTGCGCTGCGCGGCGTCGGCATCCTCGCCAGCATGTGGGTCGCGGGGCAGTTGCTCGGCAAGATCGACGCGCGCTGGCTGGTCGGCACGGGCCTGCTCATCGCCGCTTACTCGCTCTGGCAGATGAGTCACTGGTCGCTCGAAATGGGGATGCAGCCGGTGATCATCAGCGGGCTGGTCCAGGGTCTCGGCATGGGCCTGATCTTCATCCCGCTCAACACCATGGCGTTCGCGACGATCCAGCCGCAGTATCGCACCGACGGATCGAGCCTGCTCAACCTGTTCCGCAGCCTCGGCGCCTCGGTCGGCATTTCGGTGGTCACCACCCTGCTCGGGGCGAATATCCAGACGAGCCATGAGGATCTGGCGGCGCATGTCACCAACAGCTCGATTGCGCTGCTCGACCCGTCGACCGCCGATCGGTTCGGTATCGCGGGCGACACCGCGATGGCGATGGTCAATGCAGAGATCAACCGGCAGGCGGCGATGGTCGCCTATATCGACGATTTCTGGCTGATGATGTGGGTGACGCTGGCGTCGGTGCCGCTGGTGTTACTGCTACGCCCGCCGAAGCCAGGCGGGCCGAAGGCGTCGGCGGCGGATATGGGACATTAG